From Paenarthrobacter sp. A20:
CCTTGGGCACGGGCATTGGCGGTGCCATGGTGATGGATGGCCGGGTGGAACGCGGACGCTACGGGGTGGCGGGCGAATTCGGGCACCAGATCATCTTTCCTGGCGGCCACCGTTGCGAGTGCGGCAACCGAGGGTGCTGGGAGCAGTACGCCTCCGGTAATGCGCTGGGCCGTGAAGCCCGGCAGCTCGTGCGGACCAACTCCCCGGAGGGCCGTGCCCTTCTGAAGAAGGCGGGCGGGACCGCAGACAACCTCACCGGAGCCGCTGTGACGGCCTTGGCCCTTGAAGGCGATGCCACGTCGCGGGAACTCCTGGCAGATCAAGGCGAATGGCTGGGACTGGGATTGGCCAACCTGGCCGCTGCCCTTGACCCGGGGGTGTTCGTGATCGGCGGGGGACTCTGTGATGCCGGGGAATTGCTGGCCGGCCCGGCCCGGGAATCGTTTGCGAAGAACCTCACTGGCAGGGGGTTCCGGCCCATGGCGGGGATTGAGCTCGCGGCGCTCGGTCCACGTGCCGGCATGATCGGCGCTGCGGACCTTTCACGTGTCAGCGGACGCGCCCACAGCTAAACCGTTCGCCGCAGAGGGGGCGTCGGCACTTAGATACGGGCGCCGTCGTCGTCCTCATTCTTTTCCTGCGGAAGCCGCATGATGAGGAAGACCACGGACGCCACGAAGGCGGCCACAATTCCCAGGATCGCAGCGAGCGGCGCTGAGCGCCAGAACATCGCCGTGAAGAGCAACGCAACGGGTCCTCCCACTGCACCGACCCAGGCCAGCATGGTCAGTGGCTCGGTGCCGGCAAGGCTCGGGGGTTCCTCGGGAACGAATGCGTCGTCGTCCTCGACCTCAAAGTCACGTGGGCCTTGCGGCCGACCCGCCGCTTCAGCAGTGGCGGGAACTGCTGCCGGTTCAGGCGCGGTTTCGGAGGGCGGCGTGGACAATCCCAGGGGATCGAAATCCCTGAAGGTTTTGCTGGATTCACGCAGTGCCGGCCCGGCCTCGCCGGGCGATGGCTCCCCATGATCGGACGACGCCGGTTCCTCCACCGTGGAGGACTGCGTCGCTTCCAGCCGGGCCACCAGGTCCAGCCATACAGCGTCGTCGTCCTTATTGGCGCTTTGATCGGCAGAATTCGGATCAGGCCTGTTCATGGGCTGTGTCCTTTTCGGAGGAAGGCCCGTGTCCGGCCAGGGCTGCAACGGTCTTTTGGATGAATTCCACGGTACCCGCGAAGATCTCCGGGGCATCGTTGTCGAGCGTGGCCACGTGGTAGCTGTTGCGCAGGTAGCTGATGTCCACGGGTGCGCTCACCCGGGACCGCAGGAACTCCAGGCTCGCATTCGAGATGACGTTGTCCACGGTTGACTTGTACACCCGGACGGGGGAGCTGATGCGGGGAAGGATCGAGGCAGTGTCCTTATACATCTTTTTCAGTTCGTGTGCTGCCGCTACAGGCGTGCGCGCGTAGGCGCCCTCATCCTGGTCCGGCTTGAGGATGTCGTTGGCAATCGCCGGAGTTGTTTTGACCACATACTTGAGCGCTGCGACGATGACGGCACGCGGATCATCAAGGACCAGCCCAGGGTTGACGACGATAGTGCCAGCCACAGGACGCGTTGCTGCGATCCGCAACGCCAGCGTGCCTCCCATGGACAGGCCCGTGGTGAAGACGTAGTCGCACTCGGCGGCCAACTCAAGGTAGGCCTCATCCACTGCTCTGTGCCATTCCCGCCACGAACGGGTGGCCATGTCCTGCCAGGTGGTACCGTGGCCGGGCAGCAATGGCAGCCTGACGGCATATCCGGCCGCTGCCAAGTGCTCGGCCCAGGGCCTGACGCTGTGCGGGCTTCCTGTAAACCCGTGGGACATGACGACGCCAACGCGCGGCCCTGACCCGTTCCAGCTGCTGAGGAACGGTGAGAAATCCGGAAGCATGTTCATGATGACTCCGAGGCTACTCTGTCGCTGGCGTGCTGACGGAAAAACTCTGCTGATTGTTCGAAAATGGTGGGCGCGTCAACATCAAGCGTGGCAACGTGGCCGCTGTGGGGAAGCGTGACAATTTTCAAGCGGGACGATGCGATGTGCCTGCTGATGGTGGCCACGGAGCTTGGCGGTATGACACCGTCCACTGACGACTTGAACACCAACGCCGGAGCGTCCACCCGGGGCAACCCGCGGGTCGACGCCCGGAAAAGCTTCTTGAGTTCATGCACCGATTTCAGGGGTGTCTTGGAATAATCGCCGGTCTCGGCGGTCGCCGGGGCTGGTGTGTCCTCCACTATGGGTGTGGTGGTGCGCATGACGTACTTGAGGGCGCCAACATACTTCACCCGGCGGTCGTAGAAGCTGAGGCCAGGGTTGACCAGAACCAGCCCGGGAACATCGTGCAGTGAGGCTACCCGCAGGGCCAGTGCACCTCCCATGGACAGTCCCGCGACAAAGCAGCTCTCAGTCCGAGCTGCGAGGTCCAGGTAGCTCTGTTCAAAGGTCCGGTACCAGTCCTGCCACCGGGTAGTTGCGAGATCCTGCCAACTGGTGCCGTGGCCGGGAAGGAGAGGCACGGAAACAGCGAATCCCTGGGAAGCCAAGTACTCGGCCCAAGGGATCATGCTCAGCGGGCTGCCTGTGAACCCATGGCAGATTGCCACGCCCGTGGAGGCATTGGGTCCATGCCCGGCGTGGTGGAATGCGAGCGGCGCAGCAGGTGAAGGGCGTTCCGTCATGTGTCCCATCGTGTCACTCTTCCGGACATTTCTCACTGGAGTAGGGTTGCTGTTGAATGCCGGCCGGGTTGCCGGAAGCACGTCAGCCGTCGGCCGTGAGAGGACAAACGTGTTCTATTGGGTCATGAAGAGGATCTTTCTGGGTCCCATCCTTAAACTCCTGTTCCGGCCCTGGGTCAAGGGCTTGGACAACGTTCCTGAAAGTGGCGCTGCGATCCTCGCGTCCAACCATTTGTCCTTTTCGGACTCCATCTTCCTGCCCCTCATGGTGCACCGGCCGGTGATCTTCCTGGCCAAGTCCGAATACTTCACTGGAAAGGGACTCAAGGGGCGGCTGACAGCACTGTTCTTCAGGCTGAGCAACCAACTCCCCATGGACCGCTCCGGAGGGGCAGCGTCGGAGATGTCACTGCAGGCAGGCAAGGACGTCCTGACCGCGGGGGGCCTGCTGGGCATCTATCCGGAAGGTACCCGCAGTCCCGATGCCAGGCTCTACCGCGGCAAAGTGGGAGTCGCCAGGCTTGCCCTGCAAACACGTGTGCCCGTAGTGCCGGTGGCCATGATCGGGACTGAGAAGGTCCAGCCCATCGGCAAACGGCTGCCGAGCATCCGTCGGGTCGGCATCATTTTCGGACAACCACTGGACTTCAGCCGCTACTACGGCATGGAGGATGACCGACTGATCCAGCGGGCCGTGACGGATGAAATCATGTATGAACTGATGCGCCTCTCCGGCCAGGAATACGTCGATGAATATGCCGCGGTGGTCAAGGCCCAACTAGCCGGCAAGGGCCCGGAACCTGTCCACAAAGTTGAAGTCGCCGAGGACGCCACCGAAGACATTGCCGACGACAGGGATGAGCCCAGGAGCGGCGGCGACGAATCCCCACGGAAACTGTGACGTCAACGGCAGCATCGGTTACGCCACCGGTCCCGAAACCCTGCCGGAGGCTACTACTCTTGAAGGGTGACTGAGCTAACCGCGAACACCGCATCCTCCGCAACAGATCCCCTCGCCAGCACCGCCCAGAGTGGGGCAGCGAACTATCCCGGGCTCGATGCCTGGCGGGACCTGCCGATTTCCCAGCAGCCCACGTGGTCTGACGCCGACGTGTTCAAGGCTTCCGTCAAGGAGCTTTCGGTGGTGCCGCCCCTGGTTTTCGCCGGGGAAGTCGACGTTCTTCGCGAGCGACTTGCTGCTGCGGCCCAAGGTAAAGCCTTCCTCCTGCAGGGTGGCGACTGCGCCGAGACTTTTGAGGCCGCCACCGCGGACAAGATCAGTGCCCGCGTGAAGACAATCCTCCAGATGGCGGTGGTGCTCACCTACGGCGCGGCTATGCCGGTCATCAAGATGGGCCGCATGGCAGGGCAGTTTGCCAAGCCGCGATCGTCCAATGATGAGACCCGCGACGGCGTGACGCTTCCCGCCTACCGCGGCGACATCGTCAATGGTTACGACTTCACTCCCGAGTCCCGCGCGCATGACGCCGGCCGGATGCTGCAGGCTTACCACACGTCCGCTTCCACGCTGAACCTTATCCGCGCCTTCACCCAGGGCGGCTTTGCCGATCTTCGCCTCGTTCACCAGTGGAACAAGGGCTTTACTGAGAACCCGGCGCACGCGCGCTACGAATCGCTGGCACGCGACATTGACCGTGCCATCAGCTTCATGGAGTCATGCGGCGCCGACTTCGAGGCACTCAAGCGGGTGGAGTTCTTCGCCAGCCACGAGGCACTGCTGCTCGACTACGAACGCGCCCTCACACGCATCGATTCACGCACCGGACTGCCTTACGACACTTCCTCGCATTTCCTGTGGATCGGCGAGCGGACCCGTGAACTGGACCACGCTCACGTGGACTTCCTGTCGCGCGTACGCAATCCGATCGGTGTAAAGCTCGGGCCCACAACCAGCGGCGACGACGCCCTGCGCCTGATCGACAAGCTGGATCCCAACCGGGAACCGGGCCGACTGACGTTCATCACCCGTATGGGTGCCAAGAACATCCGCGAGAAGCTGCCGGCCGTCGTCGAGCGCGTCACTGCCTCGGGCGCGCAGGTTCTGTGGGTGACTGATCCCATGCACGGTAACACCGTCACGTCGCCGAACGGCTACAAGACCCGGAACTTCGACGACGTCATTGATGAGGTCCGTGGCTTCTTCGAGGTCCACCACTCGCTGGGTACCGTTCCAGGTGGCCTCCACGTCGAGATGACCGGTGACGACGTCGCTGAGTGCTTGGGCGGTGCCGACCCGATCGACCAGGACGCCTTCCTGGACCGTTATGAGTCAGTGTGCGATCCCCGCCTGAACCACATGCAGTCCCTTGAGATGGCGTTCCTGGTGGCCGGAGCCCTCTCCAAGCGCTAGAGACACAACAAAGGCGCGGTCCGGATTCCCGGGCCGCGCCTTTCGTCTTCCTGTGTAGGACTAAACGACCGTCAGCGTCACTACAGATCCCTCAGGCACGTCCTTGTCCACCGGATTCTGGTCCCGAACGGTACCAAAGAAACCGCCCAGGATCTCATTCACCTTGACCTCGAACCCCAGCGCTTCCAGTTGCTGCCGGGCCTCCTTGGCTTGCTTTCCGATGAAGCTGGGCACCTTGACCATCTTGGGTCCCTTGGAAACGGTCAGGGTCACGGAATCGCCCTTGACGAGCGTGCCGTTCGCCGGGGCCTGGGCGACAATGGCGCCCTTCGGGACTGTCTTGTCGTTGACAGTCTCCGGAGCGATCACGGCTTTCAGTCCAACGTCCTGGAGGGCTTTGGCGGCTGCGTCCTGGGACAAACCCCGGACGTCGGGAACGGGGATTGGCTGTGGACCCTTGGAAACCGCCAGTGCCACAGGTGTGCCGTGCCGCACCTCGGTGCCCTTGGCAGGATCCTGGGAAATCACGACGCCGGCAGGTACCTTTTCGTCGAAAGCCTCCGTGACGTTGCCCAGCGCCATTTCGGCGGCGTTAAGGGCCGTTTTGGCCTCGTCCAAGGTGCCACCGGTCAGTCCCGGCAGTGCGAAAAGCTGGGCCCCCTTGGAGACCAAGACAGTGATGGGCTGGAACTTCCGTACTTCGGCGCCGGACTCCGGTTCGGTTCCGACGGCCAGCCCGGCCAGGATGTCGTCGTCGAAAACGTCCCGCGGCTCCGACTGGAATCCGGCAGTGCGGAGGAGCTGCTGAGCCTCCGCAACTGTCTTGTTCTTGACGTCGGGTACGGTTCCTGGCGATCCGGGCCCCATGCCGAAGAACCAACCCGCGGAAGCCGCGAGCATTGCCAGGATAACGATCACGATGGTCCAGATCACGCCACGGCGGCGCGGATTGCCCTCCCTGAGCGGGCGAACGGGCGTCGCTGCAGCACGTGCACGGTCTTTGGTCTGTTGCCGTTCGAGGCGCTTCATTTCCCGTTTGCCGGGTTGGCGAAGGTCCTGATCGGCATCCGGACCGGTCGTAACTGCCTTCGACTGCTGAAGGGCCGCCGAACCGGCCGCCATGACGGTGGTGGGGTTGCTCTGGTGGGAGATGAACTCGGTGGGCGACGCCGTTGTTGCCAGCGCCTCCGTTGGATTCCCCGCCGTGCCGGCCATGGGAGTGGTTGGGGACATGGCCGCGGGGGAGAACGGTGCTGGGCTTTGACGATGGTCCAACTGCTCGTCGGTGAGGGTGGTGCGGATGTGGCGGAGTTCGGCCAGCAAGGCAGTTCCATCCACGGGCCGGTTCTCGGCATCTGCTGCCGTGCACCACTGGACCAATTCATCCAGGTCTTCGGCCAGTCCGGGGGCTTCGTCCGAGGGTCGCCCGACCGTTGCATTGACGTGTTGGTATGCCACTTGAATGGGGGAGTCGCCTGCGTAGGGCTGCTTGCCCGTCAACATTTCGTAAAGCATGATGCCGGCCGAGTAGATATCGCTGCGGGCATCTGCGGGTTGTCCCAGGACCAGCTCCGGCGCCAGGTATGCCACAGTTCCAATCAGGGCCCCGGTACTGGTGTTGGCCGAGACAGCCCTGGCCAAGCCGAAATCGCCCACTTTGATCCGTCCGTCATCAGCAATGAGGACGTTTTCCGGCTTGATGTCGCGGTGGATCAACCCGGAGCCGTGGGCCGCGGCCAGGCCTTCGATCACAGGATCTATGAGTGCCAACGCCAGGCGCGGCGGCAGGGCACCTTGCTCGGTGAGGATGTCACGAAGCGTATGCCCCTTGACGTACTCCATGACCAGATACGCGATGTGGCCGTCTTCGCCTTGGTCCAGAACTCCGACAATATGCGGGTGGGACAGGCTTGCGGCGGCTTTGGCTTCGCGGCTCAGCCTTTCCAGGAACGTGGGATCGTTTGCCAGGTGCGGGTGCAGGACTTTGAGGGCCACGTCGCGCTCCAGGCGCTGGTCCGTGGCCAGATAAACAGTGGACATTCCACCCCTCGCGAGGCGGGAGCGGACCAGGTAGCGCCCGTCCACAATGGTCCCGATGAGGTGGTCCTGCGTTGGTTCTTGCACCATACGATCCTAAACGAGGCAGGGTAAGGGCCCGAATCCATAAGGGATCCGAGCCCCTTCCGAGGTGCTGTAGAGACCTAACCGAAGGTGCGCTGGCGGGCCTTGATCGATTCGACATAGCGCTTGGTGTCGTCGTACATGCCGTACTTGCTCACCGAGTACTGGCCTTGGTAGTAACCGGCAATCGCGGTGTCCAGGTCCTTGCTCGTGGCAATCAGGGCGCGGATGATTGCCACGCCCGCGGTGGCGTTGTCGTAGGGGTCCAGTAGGTTGAGCTTGCGGCCCACCAGGTCCGAAGCCCATTGGCCGGACGACGGGATGACTTGCATGGTGCCGATCGCGTTTGCGGGTGACACAGCCCGCTGGTCGAAGCCGGATTCCTGCTCGGCGAATGCCATGGCCAGGGAAGGGCTGACGCCCATGCGCCGGGCCGTATCGGCCACGATGCTCTTCATTTCGGCGCGACTGGGAACCGGGGAAGCGTTGAGCAACGCCTTGTTTTCGTTGGCGGAGCTGACAACCGCAGGCGGGTAGGTGAAACCCAGGAACGTGCTGGGGACCAGCGGCTTGGTGTCCCCGGCAGGCTGCAGGCCGGCACCGGGAATGGTCAGCTTCTGGCCCGGGTAGATGACCGTTGTTGCCGTGACATTGTTGGCCGTCATCAGGGCACTGAGGGAAACGCCGTGCCGCGAAGCAATGGAACTGAGGGTGTCACCGGCCTTAATGGTGTACGAGCCTGTGTTTGCCAGCGGAGCGGGTGCAGGAGCGGGTGCTGGAGCCGGAGTAGCTGGCGTCGAGGGCGCGGATCCGCCGCTGACCTTGATCTTCTGCCCCGGATAGATGATGGAGCTCCCGTTGAGGTTGTTCCAACTGAAGATGCTGGACAGTGGTACGCCGTGCTTGGCTGCAATGGCGCCAAGGGTGTCGCCGGATACAACCGTGTAAACCGTTGCGTTGCTGGGGGCGCTTGGGGCTGCCGGGGCGGACGGCTGCGCAGGTGTGGCCGTTGCAGTGCCCGTAAGTTTTATGCTCTGCCCCGGGTAGATCAGGGTGGTGGCAGAGAGCTTGTTCAGCTGGAGCACCGCATTGGTATCAAGGTTGAAGCGGCGGGCGATGGCGCTGATGGTATCGCCGCGGACAATCGTGTACGTGTCCGGTACCGAGGGTGCCATGGGGCGCAACGCGGAGGGCAGGGTGGCAGCAACGGCCTGTGCAGGAATGACGGTGCCCGTCGTGACGGCCTGGGCTTTCATGGCGGCAGCCAGCGTGGCGGGCACTTTACGGGGTTGCGGTGCCTGTGAAGCCATGGACGGTTGGGCCAGGGCAAGCGAGGACAAAACCACGGCGGGAAGCGCAGCCGTGGTTGCCGCGATGACCGGCATGCTCATGGTTCGTTTCGGCGAGCGGGGCGTCGTCATGAAAATGTCCTCATCTCAACAGCGGGGTTGTTTGATGGCGCTGTTGTCAGTGTTACCAATGTTACTGATGTTATCAATGGTGCAAGTGTGATCAGTGTGAATCTCTCACACTTAATGAATCGGCACAACAATTCCTGCCGTTCGGGATTCTTGGAAATCAAATTGTTGGCAATGAAAACGCCGACTTAACGACGGACTCCAAGGTCCGCCGTCGGACTCCGGCTAGGCGCCGGGCAGGGCGGCGTGGCAACCTTGATTCGTGAGTAATGTAGAAAGCCTTGTTTCCGAATGGCTCCCGCTGCCGGATGTCGCCGAGCTGCTGGAAGTTTCCATCACCAAAGTCCACGGACTGTTGGATGAGCGTGCGCTGGTAGCCATCAGGCGGGGAGAACGGAATATCCGCTCAATCCCCGCCCTGTTTATCCAGGATGGGCATGTTGTGGACAGCTTGAAGGGAACCATTGCGGTTCTCAGCGACGCTGGTTACAACGACGAAGAGTTGATCATCTGGCTTTTCACGCCCGACGAATCACTGCGGGGACGGCCCATTGATGCCCTGCGCGAGGGGCGGAAGACAGAGATCAGGCGCCGCGCCCAGTCTTTGGCCTGGTAGCAGCGCCTTCCTGCCTCAGGGATGTATCAAGAACTGAATTAACACGATGACGACGGCGGTTCCCACCGCCGTCGTCTGCTTATGTCCTGCCCGCCCCGGTCCAGGGCGGCGTTGCGGCTTTCGTCAGGCTGCGCGGCTAACGGCAGCCTCGGCAAGCTGGCTCAGTGCCTTCAGCGGGACCTCTTCGAGCGGCAAGCGTTCCAAGGCCTCAAAGGCCTGGTTGCTCAGCGCCGCGATCAGGGATTCCGTGGCGTCCAAGGCGCCGCATTGCACGATGATGCGGCGGATTTCGGCGACATCGGATTCGCCGAGGTCGGGATTGCCCAGCATTCGGTCGAGGTAATCTGCCTCGGTTGCAGTTGCCTGGTTGATGGCAAAGCCAACAAGAACCGTGCGTTTGCCTTCACGCAGGTCATCACCAGCGGGCTTGCCGGTGGTTTCGGGGTCGCCGAAAACGCCAAGCACGTCGTCCCGCATTTGGAACGCCTCGCCAAGGGGCAACGAGAATTGCGAGTAGCTCTCCAAAAGCCTGTCCGGTGCTCCCGCGAGAGCTCCACCCAAGGCCAGCGGGTGCTCAGTGGAGTATTTCGCCGATTTGTACCGGATGATCGATTTTGCGCGGTCCACCGAACCAGCACGGTCACGTACGGGGCCGGCCACCTCTTCAAGGATGTCGAGGTACTGACCTGCCATGACCTCTGCCCTCATCACGTTGAAGATGCGCCGGGCAGGGCTTCCCGATGCAGCCCGGGGCCCTATCTCGGTGAAGGACTCCTCGCTGAAGGACAAACAAAGGTCACCGGTCAGGATGGCGGCAGCGTCCCCGAACCTGCCGCTGTCCAGAGCCCAACCGTTCATCTCGTGGAGTTGGCCGAAACGCTTGTGCACGCTGGGGCCACCCCGGCGGGTATCGGAGCGGTCGATGATGTCGTCATGGATCAGCGCTGCTGCCTGGAAAAGTTCGAGCGCACACCCGGCCGTGACTATATCGGGGTCCTCTGCACGGCCGCCGGCGCCTCTCCAGCCCCAGTAGCACATCAGCGCCCGGAGGCGTTTGCCGCCGGTGACCAGGCTCGAAATTGATCCGATCAGCGGCGAGACGTCCGGAGACACCGTTGCCATGAGGTCCTCTTGCTCCGACAGGAAGCCCTTCAATTTGCCGGCAACGCCGTCGATGAAGTGCGTCTGCTCGGTGGTCACCTGGGCCAAAGCCGTCACTTGATGGACCCGGACGCCACGTTGGCGCCGATGGTGAAGGTGGACACGCCTTCCTTCTGCCGTATGGACACGTTCACGGTCTCGCCGTCGCCACGAATGAAGTCCAGGGAAGTGACGTTGCCTACAGCTTCCGGCCCGGGGACCAGTTTGAAGCCCTGCGCCTCCAATGAAGCCTTGTAGTAGTCCACAACACCCTCCGGCGGAGCTTTGATGGTTCCCACCAGCGCCACAGTTGCCAGGGATGCGCTCTTGTCGAAGCTGCTGGAACGTACCGATGTCTTGGGCATGACCGGAATCAGCTGCTCAGGGAAGCCCGGAACCAGTGCATTCACCGTGGCCGTGGCCCCTGGTGCTGGCGTGGCCGACTCGGTTGACGCCGTTGTCTCGGGCGCGGACGTGGAGTTGGAGGCGGCCGGGGTTGACGTTGCCGAGGCCGTGGAAGCATCCGTGGGGGAGGGCGCAGCCGAACTGCCAGGGGACGGCGTGCAGGCCGAGGCCGCCACAGCGACACTTACTGCGAGCAGGGCAAACCCTCGCGATCGAGGAGTTCCAAAGAGCTTCACAGGGTATCCTTCCGGGGGCTGAGCCTGACTGTGCCTCCAGTTTAGTCAGTGGCCGGGCATAGTATTGCCGATGTGAGGCAGGAAGCATTCGGCGGCGCCCAAAGGGCCGGCCACGAGCCCGCCCGCAGTGCTGCTGAGGCCCTGCGGGAACTGAGGCGAACCAGCATACTTCACGTAGACATGGATGCCTTCTTCGTTTCCGTCGAACTCCGCAGTCGTCCGGACCTTCGGGGAAAACCGGTGATAGTCGGCTTCCCGGCGGAACGGTCGGTGGTGCTTTCAGCTTCCTACGAGGCCCGGGCCACCGGCGTGAAGTCCGCCATGCCCATGTCCATTGCCATGAGGCGGTGCCCTGCCGCGGTGGTCATCGAACCCCGGCACACACTGTATTACCAGGTCTCCGCCCAGCTGATGGAGGTCTTCGCCTCCATTACGGACCTGGTGGAGCCGCTCAGCGTGGACGAAGCCTTTTTGGATGTGGGTGGTGCGATTCGACGGCTCGGCTCACCGCTGGACATCGGCCACCTCATCCGCCGGAGGGTCCAGTCCGAACTGGGCATCACGGCATCAGTAGGAATCGCAGGCACCAAGTTCGTGGCGAAGATCGCATCTACCCGGTGCAAACCCGATGGCATCCTGCAGATCGATGCCGAAGACACCGTCCCCTATCTGCACAGCCTGCCTGTCAACGCACTGTGGGGAGTAGGCGGGAAGACCGCGGAAGTTCTAGCGCGCCTTGGCATTCGAACCGTGGCGGACGTGGCGGCTACGCCCTTGGCTTCCTTGAAGAAGGTCCTCGGCGCCAGCGGAGAGCATGTCCACCGGCTGTCCATGGGGGTCGATCCGCGGCCCGTCACACCCACCAGGCTTGAGAAAAGCATCGGGGCGGAGGAAACATTCTCAGTCGACACCGGGGATGAAGCCCTGTTGCACAGGGAGTTGCTGCGCTTATCGCACCGAACGGCCGGCCGCCTGCGCAGCTCCGGCATGTTGGCCAGGACGGTGGCGTTGAAATTGAGGTACTCGGACTTCTCCACTGTTACGCGAAGCCGGACCGTCCATGCTCCGGTGGACAGTGCGCAGATGATCTACCAAGTGGCAGTGCAGCTG
This genomic window contains:
- the dinB gene encoding DNA polymerase IV gives rise to the protein MRQEAFGGAQRAGHEPARSAAEALRELRRTSILHVDMDAFFVSVELRSRPDLRGKPVIVGFPAERSVVLSASYEARATGVKSAMPMSIAMRRCPAAVVIEPRHTLYYQVSAQLMEVFASITDLVEPLSVDEAFLDVGGAIRRLGSPLDIGHLIRRRVQSELGITASVGIAGTKFVAKIASTRCKPDGILQIDAEDTVPYLHSLPVNALWGVGGKTAEVLARLGIRTVADVAATPLASLKKVLGASGEHVHRLSMGVDPRPVTPTRLEKSIGAEETFSVDTGDEALLHRELLRLSHRTAGRLRSSGMLARTVALKLRYSDFSTVTRSRTVHAPVDSAQMIYQVAVQLLESLGPRSMSVRLVGVRAEQLEPVGQTSLQLSLDRRDDNWRAAEQALDRVSERFGSKTLLPARLLEPGKPPAGT